The genome window TCGATGATGCAGAATTATGCCTTTGGAAGAAGGCTCTCCCATCAATGGTTGAGCGGTGCCGTACCTGGTCTCACGGCAAAAGTTGCGAGTACAAGAGAAAGGGGGCAACTATTCCACTGAGTCTCAAAGATGGTGAACAGGTTCTGTGCTCGTGTGGTAACGGAATTCTACCAGACAActtcttgtctctccctGAGTGGGAAAACGCAGCGCCAAATGCAATCCGTATTGCAATCAGCCCGACCTATGCAATTCCGTTCAACGAAGAAGTCGTTGACCCTGCCGACATTCCCAAGATGCGGAGCCCAGTGACTCGGGTAGAAAGATGTCGAAGCTGCGGGAAACCAGAGGACCAGGCTATAGTTACTTTGAAGAAGTGTTCACGTTGTCAAAGGGTGAAATATTGCTCGGGGGAGTGTCAGAAGCGAGATTGGAAAAAGCATAGAGCGGAGTGTGACTAGATGAGTTGCAAGTAAATGTATATATCTGTCTGGAGTAAGCTAAGAGAGAAACTGGACTTGGGAGGGAAGAATGAATTACTGACACAAAAAGAGACTTTAGATCTTAGATTGGTCAAAAGGACGGCTCCTTGCACCCGCTCACACCTTAGTAACCCTCAGCATGATTCAAGCATAGACACATGGGATGGAAAAAGGGATCGCTGGACTGTGAAGGTCTAGGACTTATCTTAAGGAAGAATAAAACGATAGACCGAAAAATTATATACCTTAGCATTAATGGCCTGTATAGAAACGACTTAACCAAAATATGGGAATAGCTtcatattaactttaagaaaagtCTCATCTGATTGGTTGCTCACCGAGCCACTCGGTCCTCACCTCACACCGCTTTCCACCCCTTGGAGGGGCAGAAAAAATGTCCCAGCCTAGCCCATCCGCTATTGCCTGTGACCAGCTGGTGCAAGCTTGTGCGATTACGAAATCGCGAAACATCCTACACCAGCACCGCTTTTTCAAGCCTCGACCTATTTGATCTCGACATAGCCTTTGTGCCCACTGAGATCTACAATCATGTCGGCAGCACAACTCCTCAACCCCAAGGCCGAGTCCCGAGTACGTCGATATCAATAACTATAACCCCCCCGCAGCCACAAGTGGCCTTGCCTTGCAACCTGCTAACCCGCTTGTCGCAGAGGAGGGGCGAAGCTCTGAAGGTCAACATTAGCGCTGGTGAAGGCCTACAGGATGTTCTGAAGTCCAACCTGGGCCCTCTGGGCACCATCAAGATGTGCGTGTTATCATTATTCTCATATGGCGGCCATGTGAAGCTAACAGTCTCAGGCTTGTTGACGGTGCGGGACAGGTACAAACTCCTATCAAAATACCCCACGACGACCCCTAAACTGACCGACCACCCCAGATCAAGCTGACCAAGGATGGAAACGTTCTCCTCCGAGAGATGCAAATACAAAACCCTACCGCCGTTATGATTGCTCGAGCAGCGACCGCTCAGGACGATATTTGCGGTGACGGAACCACCTCGGTGGTCATGTTGGTTGGcgagcttctcaagcaaGCAGACCGATATATCTCTGAAGGACTGCACCCTCGTATCATCACTGATGGTTTTGAGGTTGCCAAGGTTGAGGCTCTTAAGGTCAGTTTTTGTTACCTCGTCCCCCCTGAAACTTTGGCTCAACGTCGTAGTTCCTCGACTCTTTCAAACTCGCCAAGGAGGTTGACCGAGAACTCCTCCTCAATGTCGCCCGAACATCGCTCgccaccaagctcaactcGACTTTGGCCGCCAAGCTTACCCCCGATATTGTCGATGCCGTTCTTGCTATTTACCAGGCTCCCGCGAAGCCCGATTTGCACATGGTGGAGATTATGAAGATGCAGCACCGAACAGCCGCCGACACTCGGTTGATTCGTGGACTGGCCCTTGATCACGGTGCTCGTCACCCTGATATGCCTAAGCGACTCGAGAACTGCTACATTCTGACCCTCAACGTCAGCCTGGAGTATGAGAAGACTGAGATTAACTCTAGCTTCTTTTACTCTAGCGCTGAGCAGCGTGATAAGCTTGTTGAGAGTGAGCGTCGATTCGTCgatgccaagctcaagaagattgtagagctcaagaaggagctTTGCGGTAACGACAGCACCAAGAACTTTGTTGTTATCAACCAGAAGGGTATCGAtcctctttctcttgacGTTCTTGCCAAGAACAATATTCTGGCTCTCCGACGGGCTAAGCGAAGGAACATGGAACGTCTTCAGCTTGTTTGCGGCGGTGTTGCTCAAAACAGTGTTGACGACTTGTCTGAGGATGttctgggctgggctggcctTGTCTATGAGCAGACACTTGGCGAGGAGAAGTTCACCTTCgttgaggaggtcaaggaccCCAAGTCCGTTACTCTGATGATCAAGGGCCCCAACGCCCACACCATTGCTCAAGTGACAGATGCTGTCCGAGATGGTCTGCGAAGTGTTTACAACATGATTGTCGACAAGTCTGTTGTTCCTGGGGCTGGTGCCTTCCAGGTTGCCTGTGCTTCTCACCTCAAGAGCGATGCCTTTGGCAAGTctgtcaagggcaaggctaAGTGGGGTGTTGAGGCATTCGCTGACGCTCTTCTTATTATTCCCAAGACTCTGGCTGCCAACGCCGGCCTTGACATCCAGGATGCTCGTAAGTTTATTACTCTCTAGATATTCATCGCCAAGATCTAACTTGCTATAGTTGCGGACTTGCAGGATGAGTATGCTGACGGCAATGTTGTTGGCCTTAACCTCGAAACCGGTGAACCTATGGACCCTGAGCTGGAGGGTGTCTTTGACTCCTACCGAGTTCTGCGAAATTGCAtcgcctccagctccagtaTCGCATCTAACCTCCTTCTATGTGACGAGTTGTTGAAGGCTCGACAGATGGGTAGAGCAGGCGGACCTGGGCCTGGCATGGATGGACCTAATGATCACATGTAGGAGATACCACGTTAAAATTGAGGCTAGACAAAAGGCTCTGGGGCGTAATATACACAATTACGACTTTATTTTCATGACTGAAGCATGTTTATAGCATTTGTAATACGTAGGTAGTCTGCATGAGTGCATCACCGTTTGATGATTTGTAGTCCAACATTACTATTGATACGCTAAGCCCCGCATTGTGACAGACAGCTTTTtgtaaagaaaaaaaaatatttaccCCACCAACAATCACTTAAACCAAGCCCATCAATATCAATATCATGGCCTCATACGATTCCGATTCCTCGGACGGCGAATTTGAGGAGACGAATGTCCTCCTGGGATATGCTTCTAAAGAAGCAGACGAAGACACTGTCAGCAAGCTCGGAGGCCGTCCCGTACGTCTTTGGCTTGTTCCGCACCAGACAAAACTGTACCGACTAACAACGATATCAGGATTGGTTAGGCGAGAATGCTCCCAGCGCAGCCTACGCACGATGCAAAGTCTGCAAGGATTTCATGGCTTTGATTCTGCAACTCAACGGCGAACTCCCCGAACGATTCCCCGAGCATGAGCGACGAATTTATGTCTTCGCCTGTAGAAGACAGACTTGCCGGCGCAAAGATGGCAGCATCCGCGCACTGAGAGGCCTGAGGGTGTGGAAGGAGGAGGCACCCAAAGAGcccaaggaggagaagaaagttGAAGAGGACAAGCCAAAGAAAGATGGACCTGGATTAGGAGAGACTCTGTTTGGTTCCAAGGGACTGGGAAGTGCTTCTGGCGCAAACCCCTTCTCTAGCAATGCGAACCCATTCAGCACTTCCAACGTTTCTGGAAACCCCTTCAGCTCTGGTTCTGCGAATCCATTTTCCTCTTCGAGTTCACAGCCTGAACCTGCCAAACCTGCCTCTCCTgagccagcaacaacagcccTCAGCAAAACATTTGCAGAGTCTCTCAATATTAAGGATACACCGGCGTCGCCACCTCAACCTTCAGAACCTTGGCCCACCGAAGATGCTCAGGCCCAGCCGTATCCTACTCTCTATCTAGCCGACGCCGACTTTGAAACTCTGGAACCTACACCCACGAACGTTCCCACCAACGCCCGTCTTGAAGATGCTGATGCCGCGGAACCCTCGATACTGGACCGCGAGGCTTTCGAGTCAAGCATGGACGCTACATTCCAGAAGTTTGCAGATCGTCTGGCGCAGAACCCTGAGCAAGTTATTCGTTATGAGTTTGCAGGTACCCCTCTCTTATATTCAAAGAAGGATGCTGTTGGTGAGGTTGTGAACAAGGGTGCTATCCCCCGATGCCCCAACTGTACGGCGAGAAGAGTTTTCGAGGTGCAGTTGACACCAAACGCTATTGCAGAGCTTGAGGCAGATGACATGAGTTTGGAGGGCATGGAGTGGGGTACG of Fusarium musae strain F31 chromosome 5, whole genome shotgun sequence contains these proteins:
- the CCT6 gene encoding T-complex protein 1 subunit zeta (EggNog:ENOG41~BUSCO:EOG09262516), translated to MSAAQLLNPKAESRRRGEALKVNISAGEGLQDVLKSNLGPLGTIKMLVDGAGQIKLTKDGNVLLREMQIQNPTAVMIARAATAQDDICGDGTTSVVMLVGELLKQADRYISEGLHPRIITDGFEVAKVEALKFLDSFKLAKEVDRELLLNVARTSLATKLNSTLAAKLTPDIVDAVLAIYQAPAKPDLHMVEIMKMQHRTAADTRLIRGLALDHGARHPDMPKRLENCYILTLNVSLEYEKTEINSSFFYSSAEQRDKLVESERRFVDAKLKKIVELKKELCGNDSTKNFVVINQKGIDPLSLDVLAKNNILALRRAKRRNMERLQLVCGGVAQNSVDDLSEDVLGWAGLVYEQTLGEEKFTFVEEVKDPKSVTLMIKGPNAHTIAQVTDAVRDGLRSVYNMIVDKSVVPGAGAFQVACASHLKSDAFGKSVKGKAKWGVEAFADALLIIPKTLAANAGLDIQDALADLQDEYADGNVVGLNLETGEPMDPELEGVFDSYRVLRNCIASSSSIASNLLLCDELLKARQMGRAGGPGPGMDGPNDHM
- a CDS encoding hypothetical protein (EggNog:ENOG41~BUSCO:EOG09263F11) is translated as MASYDSDSSDGEFEETNVLLGYASKEADEDTVSKLGGRPDWLGENAPSAAYARCKVCKDFMALILQLNGELPERFPEHERRIYVFACRRQTCRRKDGSIRALRGLRVWKEEAPKEPKEEKKVEEDKPKKDGPGLGETLFGSKGLGSASGANPFSSNANPFSTSNVSGNPFSSGSANPFSSSSSQPEPAKPASPEPATTALSKTFAESLNIKDTPASPPQPSEPWPTEDAQAQPYPTLYLADADFETLEPTPTNVPTNARLEDADAAEPSILDREAFESSMDATFQKFADRLAQNPEQVIRYEFAGTPLLYSKKDAVGEVVNKGAIPRCPNCTARRVFEVQLTPNAIAELEADDMSLEGMEWGTIIVGVCEKDCSPRGTPVGEVGYLEEWAGVQWEELSKGK